In Podarcis raffonei isolate rPodRaf1 chromosome 8, rPodRaf1.pri, whole genome shotgun sequence, the genomic window ATTAGCATGTGCTTCTGTTCTGCTTAAAGGGAGCCCTTTCAACACCAACTTGTCTGCTGAGGAACTCCTGGGCATCCTTTGTCACGTGACCCATTTGCATTGCAGAAAATTCTGAGAATGGAAAAGCTTCATAAGCATGTTATATTGGTTCACATGTAGTGCTGCTCAGACCTGTCAGGTTTCATTGTCAAGGTCCATAGGCTAGGCATGTGCATAAACTCACAGACAGACTTGCCTTGCTGTAGCTGTGCACTGAAGATCAGCAGTGATGACCATGTATCACCAATTTTGATCTAGGAATGACATACtgcatttttccatgtataacacgccccccatgtataagatgccccctatttggggggactacaAATTAAGAAATTTGTACagtgcactatctgtgtataagacgaacccaatttttaaacattattttaaggtaaaaaaaaaccctagtcttatacacgaaaaagtATGGTACATACTTCTGATGGGAGACCCCGAATAGAGACTGAAACCCCCTTTTAAATCACCAAGGACCATTGAGCTTATCTCCAACAAAAGCCTAATTAACTGGTGCAGGCATGTACTTGTTACTAAATGCTCTGCTGGTGATGATTTGCAACTGTATACCCTGCATAACCTTGAAATGGGAAAGTACCTTTTGGTTTTTAATATCTTGTAGCAGAAATTGGATCCTGTTTACGagttcccctctccccctcccctgcccaacACACAGCTCTGCTCAAACAGGTGATTTCTGAGAAAACGAAAGTTAATGGGGTCGCTgtagatcctcctcctccttgtaaaTCCTTTCTTGGACTGggctgggtcctgattgggtttCCGAACTCTTACCGCAGTACAGTGTGTcaaaagatttcagattaaaatagCCTGGCACTCAGAGCGTGGGGCAAGAAATTCCCCCTGCAGACACTTCTCAGTTGGCTTTGCAGATGCAGCTGCTACCTGCCTGTCCAGTCTGTAAGTAGACGGAGTCGTAGGGTGGGGGTGGTGAAGAGCTCCAGCTCCCAAGGTTGCAGGAAGCTGGAGGACAAGCTGGGGGCCATGGAAAGCCTTGAAGGGAGCATTGCCCGGTGCCCCCTGTATTATGTCCCCTAAGGCTGAGGGTGTCAGATAAGACACAGGCTTTGCTGTCAGTCTAGGATCACTCCGAGGAGAGTCTGGtgtccttcctgcctgcctggtttGCAAAGCCAGCTTCTCATGCAGGCTCTATAGACACTCTGCACCCTGCAGTATCTTAGAACTTTCCCAAAAAATAAACTATTTCTTCCTCATGTTcagtcttgtaatttgaagccattggttcaggccctaccctccggagcagaagaaaacaaccttattccctcttctgtgtgacaacccttgagatatttgaagatggctagcgtatctcctctcaatcttctcttttccaggataaacatacccagctccttcaaccgttcctcataaagcttggtttccagagctttggtcatcttggtcgccctcctctgtacaagttccagcttgtcaatatccttcttctgAAGGATATGAGGAGCTTCCAGCTTCAACATCACTGTCTGCATCATGTTTTCTCCTCACCTAAGCGAATCACTTGCACACCTTCCCAGCTGGGagcaaccttccagagcagattttagaGGACATGAGGGGGAGATGagatgaaaaagaggacagggaCTCCTGCCCCTGTAATATTTGTGTAGAAGGGGGAATGTCAGCATGTATTTCCTTCAGCGTAGGGGGAAATCTCCTGAAAGAAGTGGGcaaatttattattttcagtttctctcagtttctcatttttccaatatttaAGTTCAGCTCCTCACATCTCCCTATCTGTTggctatttcctttttttaaaagttctcagGAAAATTCACCAGGACTTCtatttattatgattataattgttattattatcatcctcaAAAAGCAGTGTACAAAATGCAATGAACACAGCtgaaaagcatttaaaacaacacagggGAAAGAGTAAATATGTTTTCAAACAATGCTAAATAGACACTCATGGCAGCAACCTATTCATCCGCCTGGGAAAACTTGTCGGAATGAAAACatcttcagttgtttccagaaagtgccgGTAGCAGGTTCCTGTTGTATCTCTGCAGgtatgctattccacagaacggGGGAATTCACACTAAAAGCTCTCCTCTGAATTACAGAAGATCTACCCAAATATCAGGAGTGAGTGGCAGATTTTATCCTGCCTGCATGATTGTTCTCACTGGCCCTGGTTAATAGGGGTTAGAAAGTATGATGGGCACTGACTCATTCTATACATAAAGCTTTGTTGGAAGAGGTTTTTAAAGCAATAAATACATCATGGTACAAATGTTGCCACTGTTAGATCAACGAGATCATGAGCTGCAGGCATCCACGCTATGAAGGAAGGATTGTGGAACAACACTGTTTATTTCGCAGCATTTATGTCCTACTTAAttgcaataaaacctcaaagcagttgagACGGGCGATAGAACCCGTCCTGTTTTCTTCTTTGCAGATGCCAAAATATTTCGCGCTGCTCCTGAAATTTCTTCCGTCCTTTGCAAAGACTCCAATCTACACGGCAGTAGTaggagacagtggcgtagcgtgggttgtcagcacccggggcaaggcaagtaatttgcgccccctaacccgtggatttgcgccccctaaccctacaaatctatgcctatgaatgatggtccctctctctctctcatattccaattgattcccatttccgccgattgatccccgaagctctcacccagcgaaattcatgcgtaattacgcttcgccatccctaatcctgccgcttccaccgggaaatcatgacggtgcgtttctcctctccaaactttccccggccctttgccggccggcgcagcccttttggctacgagctcccctccttctctgcccgcttctgaccccacctccccgtccagcctccctacctcctgaaaaaaggccccggcgccgagcaggacacccccgcggccatcggagagaggcggggccaagggaggcaagccaatgggcgaggcgagggtaggtggccacgggggcgggcgctgccgcagtcctcgggtgggcaaggtaggagcaggcggaggctggccagccgctctgacaataggggcgggccgagggcacgacgcggctgggccctctggactcgcgcccccccagatgttgcgcccggtgcggccggcacccctggcaccccccacgctacgccactggtaggaGAGCCGAGCTCTGGAAAGTCACAGGATTGTAGAATTGCAgatctggaagggatcccaagggtcatctagatcaACCCCCTGAAATCAGTGCCATGTGGGGCTTAAATGCAGAAAACGCGGGAGCTGCTGAGACTGGCACAGAGGCAACTACGGCAAAGGTAAAGGATTAACCATCTCGGATGCTTCAAGTTTCACGAGTGAGCCTTTGGGaccttcccaggaaaggcagcAGCACCGCTGTCAATCAGGCTGCTTGGAGCTCCCTCTAGCGGGGAATGCGGCTCTTGCTATCCTCGTCCTCGCTCCTACTTTCgctttcttctttgctttttttaGCGCGACGACCGGGAGGGAGCAGGAAtaaaagcgagagagagagaaagagttggACGGAGGAAAGGCTAAGAGATCAGGAAGCAAAGCCTCCGCAGAGGGAACTGAGCTTTACTGCAAAAAATTCGGACTGGCAGCAGGTAAGGAGGTAAGGAGGTGAGCATTTCTCCTGGGGCTCTGATGATTtccgtgttttttgtttttttctgagcGTGTTTTCGTTAAAGGAGACTCTGAGCTCATTGCTAGGCGGGGGCAGCAGAATCGTTTATTTTTACTCTTAATGACGTTGGAGAAGGCGGCCCTTCTTCCCCGCTGCAAAGGGAATAAATAACATGCCATCACCAGGGAGCAAGCAGAGCTGGTGCTACTCTAAGAGTTGTAAGTAACTGCTCTGAAATCAACGCGGGTCTCCCTTTCGAGCGGTGACGCGTGTTCATTCGACATCTCCCTCTGCAGCTGCTACGAggctgtcctcctgctcctctcgcctcctgcctctttcccttTTTGGGGTTtggcagagtgggggggggaaacTCTTTGGAAGCAGGCAGAGCCATATCTAGGTGATCtggcgcccctggcagaaccgtccagattgcgccccctaaccaCGGGGAAAGTAGCTCTTCTTTCCGTATCTCCTCCATCacccctccacccattcaattcctcACGCACAGAAAATccagtattttatatttaatttattatgtCTTAATAAAAGGTTTCAGCAAAGAAAATGACATTTTGATGTGAGTTGgcaggtgtgttttttaatgtaatTCAGTTGTAAAACAATACACAGATAGGCCTAAATGGAACGTACAAACCATATCATACTGATTTTTACCACAATGATAACTTTCTGGTCTCAGAGCCGGAGGTGTTGGAGATCCtatacactcacacacacatgcacacaaagcccacagcccacctccccccccccaccagcgaTCTGAGATCTCTCCACTGGTGCACACAACCCTCCCTTCCAGGCTGCTCTTCGCCCGCATACCCAACACACAcctggagcagggagagagagagagggagggagacctcATTCATTAACCCCTCCCCTCGTGTCCTGactcctccctcaccttggatgCCAGGATCAGAAGGAAAAGAACTCCCATCCCACTCTCTCCATCCCTGAAgggaagatggtggggtggggggggagagagaaaggacccAACTTCCGGTCAACTTTCCAATCTGGACCCTCCTCTGCACtccgccgcccccccccgcaCTTGTTTGTTTCGAAGGTTTTTgaccccctcactttcctctcccAGCAACACCAACAAGAAATCTCAGCAGCCCCCCAGGTGATTTCCAGTCAGGAGCGTGAGGAAAAGTCTCTCACCGCTAAAAAACttcagagagggggagagagaaggggaaagaaaataaaggtTTGCTGAGGGGTCAAGAGGCGAGGAATTTGTGTCTGGTCCTTCCACAGgttgggaagaaggaggggggaggctgCCTCCAATCTGAGAAGAGAAACCATTTCGTTGGAAagctgatacagtggtgccttggtttgcaaccgctttggattacaaccgatTCGGgttacaaccatgtcaaaccggaagtgcgtgtcccttttattgaattaaaaccatttggggggggaggccccattggtgaaggCGCACCTTGGGTtaaaacctgttttggtttacaaccagacctccggaacagattatgtttttaaaccaaggtaccactgtaatgtacagcttgggggagggggaagtgggTGGAGAATTTAGACACATAAGGTGTATCTGGTTATTAATTActtaaatcagtggttttcaaccagtgtggcatggcaccctggggtgccttgaatggtggtcaggggtgccgtgggcaacactggcctccgtccctctttcattcccttcctcctctgaagCCTTCTTGGGTCTTGCCTCCCATAGGCTTgcgcagctgtttgttgcagcagccctggctacaggctccccaggtgaatggtgcctctggggctggccagggggtgctggtttccAGGAGCTGAGGCGGGGCCTCAGGGTAAGCaggcaagtgggtgagggagcccagccagccagaccaccagcccttgctgctgggaatggacagacaagtcccaggcccctgtggagaggcagggacagtagatcagagaccaggggctgcatcagcagctgcccagaggactcccaaggagaggggagaggaggctgagggaagactTAACAAGGAGGGGTGTTGTTTGAAAAAagatgagaggctgccagctctgcaggcaaggggtgacataactgggctcctgagccccacaggggtgccgctgAAAGAAGGTGCTTGGTCAAAGGAGCTggggacccaaaaaggttgaaaacatctgacttaaATGACAAGCAGGGGCAGAATTTACATGCAGTGTGTAAAGGTAGGATGCGCTCTTAAAACATTCTTAAATAAAACTGCCCCAACCCCTTCTTCTTTTTGACCAGACCCTCCTCTTCTGCACCTTCAGACCGATAACTCTTTGTTGCATCTTTCTAAAAAACATGTAAGGTTTAATCATCATTGTAATGGGCACAGCGTCCCGCCCCAacctaaaaaaaaatatcaaaaattaGGAAGTGCAGTTTCTTAAAATGCTGAGAGTCCCCTTCCTCATGTCCCTCTCTGTATTCAGGGCTCTTGGGCTCTGCTCCTGTGTCATGaaagcagaggagtggtgggaggcaccagttggggaacccccaggggaagaatctcagagccaagggattgggggtgggatggagatgagtggtcagagggagaagagagatcagactgggaggaggaggagatgtcggaaaatgaagaggcaacagggtttagtgagcaggaagagtctgtggcagagagcggtccagaatcagaggcagaagtggaggggggtcaagaggcagagtaGAGACAGGGAATCTCCCCCTTGTGGTGTACTTGTGTTCACTTGGCCTGCGCTGTTTGGTTTTCTTTgagtaaagagttaacttcactgaaaaGGGGTGTTTTATTGCTCACCAACTCCAGCTCCTAACGTCCCATGACCTTTGGGCACTTTATCCTTGCTCTAACTTCTAAATTATGGAATGTGATGGGATTTATACCTTCTACCTGTAAAGCTTTGTTGCTTggcaaatgataataatattggCGACACTGGAAATTTTACGGAGGGCATGCCACTCTTGTTAAATGCTTCTAGTTAGGCCGGTCGCTTAACATTTTCCTGCTTCCTTTCTCTTCAGTGCATCAAGATCCACAATGGTGGAAGACTTTGAGGTAGCCATTTCTCAGGGCCAATTGGCAGACGCTATGTCACACGTGCTGGCAAAACCACTGCACTTTTTCAACAGCACTCCACTCAACATTGCCGTAGTAGGAGAGCCCGGCTCCGGGAAGTCCTCCTTCATAAATGCCATGCTGGGTCTTCGGGTCGATGACCCACGTGCCGCTGCGACTGGCATACAGATGACGACAGTCCAAGTCAAGGATTACCCACACCCGACACTTCCGCAAGTGATCCTTTGGGACCACCCTGGAAGGGGAACGCCAACCTTTGGAGAGGACAAATTTGAGAAGAAGGTCGATTTGAATCACTTTGATTTCTTCGTCATCGTCGGCTCCCAGCGCTTCCGCTCCGCCCATTCTGACCTGGTCCGTGAGATCCAAGATATGGGCAAGAGCTTCTACTTTGTGCGCACCAaagcagacctggacctgttGGCCGCCAAGAGGCAACAGCCATCTGACTACAATGAGAAGAAGGTCCTCATGCACATCCAGGAGGACTGCAAAGAGTGCTTGGTAAGAGAAGGAGTGAGGGACCCACAAGTCTTCATCGTCTCCAACTGGGAAGCCGACTGCTTTGACTTCCCCCTCCTGCAGGAAACGCTGAAGAACGATCTCTTGCAGCTGAAGAGGCAAGCCTTTCTGCTCCGCTTCCCTAGCATCTGCCTGCCTATcttagagaaaaagaaaaccactgtGAAGGAGAAGATTTGGACcaaaaggctttgtttgctggtcGCTCTTGGAAGCCcagttcccttccttctccctatATTTCTGTTTAGTAAGTTCCGCTCCTGGTGCTTCCTGGACTTTGGCCTGGACGATCGATCCCTTGCAGCTCTGGCCCAGTGTGTTGGAAAGACAAGCACAGCCCTTAAAGCAGCAATGCAGTCGCTGGGAATCTTCTCTGCCATTTTATGGGTGCTGCCCGACTTGGTGGGACTCTCAGTGATGGCTTATGAATATCACCGCTGGGAGCATTTCCCCATCTTTGGCTGCCTTCTGTCCGTTGGGATTTCGCTTCTTCGCACCTACTTCATGATGCAGAATTGCATATCGGGtgctgctgatgacacccagaggGTTTTGTCCAAAGCTCTTGAGGCAGAGGGGAAAAAGTCCATTTAGCAGCAAACAGATGTGCCATGATGACTAAGTGCTTGATATATAGTATCTGGTGAATTATAcgtttccatttttaaaacaaccaccaccaaaagacattaaaacaataataatcagATGatcaggtttttttattttaaaaattccataaTTCTTAGgggtctcattttaaaaaaaaaacaaccctaagtGAAATAATCTGAATGCCAGCATAATACCCCTtcagttactttttaaaattagtaTCTCTATCCAATGTATAAGAATTAAGACCAATGCCAAAAGGAGACTTTGGGGCAAATGGACTTTTTCCTATTCATAATTCTTTCAGTCCACTAATGAATTGCTCTGTATATGATGTCAGACTAGAAAAAACTAGTGACCTCTGTGAACCTGCTTGCAAGGATGGTCTCAAGTTATAATTTATGCAGGCTGCAgcattctttctctccctctctctctctctctttctagatatatatatatatatattgcatttgctttttttctttaggaACAGGAGTTAGCTCTATATCACAAGTACCATGCAACATCTATTTCAAAATTTGCTTTCCTTCATACACACTCAAACTGAAGGAGGGCATTCAGCTAGACAGGAGCCTCCACATTTGTGaaatagaaagttgaggtaattttaatctgttctaGTCTTTTAACTCTTGCATATCTTAAAGCACAACTGTAATTGTTTATTGGTTTATCTCTTTGCAAAcctctttgaggttttattagaatcaagcagtgtataagttTTCATGAAATAAACTAATTGGTTAAATTAATCTCCTTGCTACTGCCAGGACGTTTGTGTTATAATCAACACTGCTTTCACATGGTCCCTCTAATAATTTTAGAAATGTCCagcaaaatccagatgtatggcagcccatgtcagaagtgtagctttttggggggagaaaaagcCATACACTTTTGTGTTTGGATTTtctccttttgaaatatggccaccCTAACTAATCAGCTTTCAGTTTTCCATAAAAGTCTCATAAATAAGAAATATTGTGAATTATCTAGACACCCCACCcctccttctttggcaatcactcgtagccgagtaaggttgtcttccataaacatggttgtACCAgtgagtccgtaggtgactgtggaggccacttctggatccacacgtccttccacagtggggacattggtttccaggtgggagttgatcacagtgtggatttgccaagcgtgcctttctcttagcatgtttctcccttgcgtcctgagttcgagtgtcttcaaagcccatgacacctttggtaaaggctgttctccaactggagcgctcgcaggccagtgttccccagttgtcagtgtttatactacatttttttagatttgccttgagacaacaTGTCATCGACACAGTAATAATGCATGAGTGGGTGGTTTATAGTGGGCCATCCACATACCATGCCACTCTATTAATAGTTctgcaacatttccccaatgtcACTCGgttattattgccatctggaaggTCACTCTTGATCTGTAGTGTGACAAAAGtgggcaacacacacacccatcaacATTTGTGCTATGAAAAAGTTGCTGGGCTTTAGCAGGAAACAAGGAGTCTGTGCCTATTGCAAACGAAGCAGAATGACcatcccaaaacatttgcagatgcAAAGGGGATAGAAAGTGGGATCACGTATAATCACCCCAATATGAGCTCAgatatgaatgctcaataaaaaggaCGTCTGGAAGATCCCTACAGCCTTCCTCAaactgatgccttccagatgttttgggcttcattggccatgctggctagagctgatgggagttgtagtccaaaacctctgaagCATTACTTGCTTTGGGAAGGCTGAGGTGAAATACTACTATACCGTGGGATTAGGACAGAACTAAACCACCCCTCCCACAATTTATCACTCTATTCATGGTTGGCAATGGGGAGTTTCAACCATTTGTTTCATTGTGGGGGGTCAAAATGGctgcttgtttttgtttacaGAAAGAACACTGTAAATGGTACGAATTAAACTGCACTGCACAATGCGTGGCAAAGTCCCAGGAAGATCTGTAGGCACATTGCTTACCTGCAGGCAGGgatctgctttttaaaacttaTTCTGCAATGACACATAGTATTAGGTAATTTATAGATTATATACGGTGACGATAAAGGCTCAGGAACCATGCCAGGGCCAAGAGGAAATCTTGTTGCAACCCAAAGAGGCGTTTCCGCTTAATGTCTTTTGAAAGTTTTATTGCAAGCTAAATATAAGCATTCTAATTTTAGCACCCACCTTGCACAAGCACAACCCCTGTGGGGAAATGAAAAATACCTGTTGCTGCTGCCCCTTCTGACCTCTTTTTCAGAACATCTCTGGAGCACAAAGGCGGGTCAGCAGTGCCTCCAGAGATGTTCTGAAAAAGAGGTCAGAAGGGGCAGCAGCAACAGGcatttttcatttctctttctgCAATCTTCCCAGTGGGCGTTCCTCCTctagtcactgctgtggatacacaacttgaTTGGGCACTGCAGGTACCTGCAAGGGCAGGGTTaatgttgcatacatgaagagtTGTTTTAATGATATATATTAACCTTTTgctggtgagctcccattgctctgtcccagctcctgctaacctcaCAGtgtgaaagcatgccagtgcaagtagataaataggtactgctgcggcaggaaggcaaatggcgtttccatgcactcttggtttccgtcacagtgttctgttgtgccagtagcagtttagttatGTTGGcagcatgacccagaaaagctgtctgtggacaaatgccggctcccttggcctgaaagtgagatgagcgctgcaaccccatagtcgcctttgactggacttaactgtccaggggtcctttgcctttactgcTTAAAAATAAGCACtttcactacacacacacacacacacacacacagcaatgtgACATATTAACTTTTGCATATTTTGCATGTAAgcattttgcactccagctgacTTTCTTCTACAGTTTTGTGTCGTGCTTCTTTTTGACCTCAAAAAAGGAGTTTTTagatctccctccttcccttcctaccccatctctccatcctcgcctcccccccccctcacacagaCATCCCCAGCCCCCTGATCGATCTGCAATTGCTTCCAGCAAGTTGTTCAACTGGAACTTGATTCATGCCCTGGAACTAATGTTTGCAATTTGGCTAAGCAGTGAGAAGCCTTCCCCAAAGCCATGCTGATGCCAGTGTACTGCCTGCTTCAAGGAGGGATCAGTTGCATATGCCTAATTCATTCCGCAGAACCCAATGACACCTAGAACTCAGCCATGAATCATCCAGAGTGAGTATATGAATTCCTTCCAGCAAACATATCATGCTTTGATGGACAACAAATGCCTTCTCTCTCATTTATTGAGAAATATAAGCCTGCTGCTTTTCAGCAAGGACAAAAGATTATGACAAGATCTGACCAGCTAAGACCCTTGCctgattctgttttattttttttttttataatattttttattacgtttctttccaaattttatacattacaaacaaataaggagtttacaagaaaccatttttttttttttttaacaaaaatcccaacttggacttccccaccccttccgattctgcgttctttatattaacaatgtcagcaatttgttaccttatgtcataccttattgtaacttttacatgttatgtatctatattcaatgtattatgtcacaatttttatacctttaaaataaacgtaacatgttcaatttcatattatctccttttctcttttatcacttagtttactatttacttaatcataattgctaaagcgtatcatttccaaatcatgcaccgtcttaagattcatacagtttgtaatacttttgcaagtagtctttaaactttttccagtccacctcaattgtttctacatccaaatctcggattctgccggtcagttcagctatctccatgtagtccatcaactgcatctgccattcctccagcgtgggtaaatcttgtgtcttccagttctttgcgatgagtattcttgctgctgtactagcatacataaacaaagttctgtccttctttaacactttctggtctaccatgcccaacaggaaggcctctggtttcttgggaaaggtatacctaaatacctttttcaactcattgtaaatcatttcccagaaagccttaacctttgggcatgtccaccagaggtgaaagaaagtcccctctgcttccttacacttccaacatttattgtcagacaggtgatgtatcttagctaacttgactggggtcatgtaccactggtatatcattttcataatgttttccttcaaggccgtactggccgtgaatttcattccggtgttccataacctttcccagtcttcaaacataatgttgtgtccaacatcctgtgcccatttaatcatagcagatttaactgtctcatcctgtaaattccacataagcagcaagttatacattctagataacagctttgtctttggttctaacaattctgtctctagtttcgacttttccacctggactTGCCTGATTCTGTTTTAGACCTATGGCAGGAAATCTAACTGATACAGTGGCTCCTTTTTTTATTCTTAATATGTGATTTCTACTGGAATTTCTTGTGTTTAATTTATATTAACTGATATGTTCTAATGgttattttataatgaatttgAAATGGCATGTCTATATTGCCAAA contains:
- the LOC128418440 gene encoding interferon-inducible GTPase 5-like; this translates as MVEDFEVAISQGQLADAMSHVLAKPLHFFNSTPLNIAVVGEPGSGKSSFINAMLGLRVDDPRAAATGIQMTTVQVKDYPHPTLPQVILWDHPGRGTPTFGEDKFEKKVDLNHFDFFVIVGSQRFRSAHSDLVREIQDMGKSFYFVRTKADLDLLAAKRQQPSDYNEKKVLMHIQEDCKECLVREGVRDPQVFIVSNWEADCFDFPLLQETLKNDLLQLKRQAFLLRFPSICLPILEKKKTTVKEKIWTKRLCLLVALGSPVPFLLPIFLFSKFRSWCFLDFGLDDRSLAALAQCVGKTSTALKAAMQSLGIFSAILWVLPDLVGLSVMAYEYHRWEHFPIFGCLLSVGISLLRTYFMMQNCISGAADDTQRVLSKALEAEGKKSI